The following proteins come from a genomic window of Rhodospirillales bacterium:
- a CDS encoding urease subunit beta, with product MIPGEIITAPGSLLLNAEADTITITVANTGDRPIQVGSHYHFFEVNTALEFDRDAARGRRLDIPAGTAMRFEPGQRREAQLIPYAGARIVRGFNARVQGPLED from the coding sequence ATGATTCCCGGTGAGATCATTACCGCGCCCGGGTCGCTGCTCCTCAACGCAGAGGCCGACACCATCACGATCACGGTGGCCAACACCGGCGACCGGCCGATCCAGGTCGGCTCGCACTACCACTTCTTCGAGGTCAACACCGCGCTCGAGTTCGACCGCGATGCGGCACGGGGCCGCCGCCTCGACATTCCAGCCGGGACCGCGATGCGGTTCGAGCCGGGCCAGCGGCGCGAGGCGCAGCTCATTCCCTACGCCGGCGCTCGGATCGTCCGCGGGTTCAATGCCCGGGTTCAAGGCCCATTGGAGGACTAG
- a CDS encoding urease subunit gamma, whose translation MNLSPREKDKLLIAMAAIVARRRFERGVRLNYPEAVALITDYIVEGARDGASVADLMRDGTGVLRRDQVMEGVADMIPEIQVEATFPDGTKLVTVHQPIRCNREMTDDSR comes from the coding sequence ATGAATCTTTCGCCGCGGGAAAAGGACAAGCTGCTCATTGCCATGGCCGCTATCGTCGCGCGCCGACGGTTCGAGCGTGGCGTCCGGCTGAACTATCCAGAAGCGGTCGCCCTTATCACTGACTACATCGTGGAGGGCGCGCGGGACGGAGCTTCCGTCGCGGACCTGATGCGCGACGGGACCGGCGTCCTGCGCCGCGATCAGGTCATGGAGGGCGTCGCCGACATGATCCCCGAGATCCAGGTCGAGGCCACGTTCCCCGACGGTACCAAGCTGGTCACCGTGCACCAGCCCATCCGCTGCAATCGGGAGATGACCGATGATTCCCGGTGA